The segment GCAGCTGAAACCGATTCCGCGGCAGCATCATCGGATGTCATCGACCTCTCGGCCTACGAGCGGGCTGCACGGGGAAGGAACACTCTCGCATGAGTGAAACACCGAAAGGAGGTGCCGCTGCCGATCGACTTCCCGCACCGAACACCGCGGAAGCAGCGAGCCTTTACCAACGTTTGCGTGGCCATCTCGGGGTCCTCAAACTCGCCGACGCCGCCGAAGCACTGCCGGCGGTCCTCGACCAGGCCGCGGCGGAGGAGCTGTCGATGACGGCGGCGCTGGAGCGGTTGCTCTCGATCGAGGTTGCTGCCACCGAAGCGCGGCGGTTGGCAGGCAGGTTGCGGTTCGCGTGCCTGCCGACCCCGGCATCGCTCGAGGACTTCGATTTCGACAACGCCGCCGGGGTCGACAAGAAGCTGATCGACGAGCTCGCGACCTGCAGATATTTGGAGACCGCTACCAATGTGCTGCTCATCGGCCCGCCGGGGGTCGGGAAGACGCATCTGTCGGTCGGGTTGGCGCGGGCTGCTGCGCATGCCGGGTATCGGACGTATTTCACCACCGCCGCCGATCTCGCCGCTCGATGTCACCGGGCTGCGATCGAAGGCAGATGGGCGACGACGATGCGGTTCTACGCCGGGCCGACACTGTTGGTGATCGACGAACTCGGGTATCTTCCGTTGCCGGGAGAGGCGGCTTCGGCGTTGTTTCAGGTTGTCTCGCAACGGTATATGAAGACATCGATCGTGATCACCAGCAATCGTGGTGTCGGATCGTGGGGAACGGTTCTCGGTGACGACACCGTCGCAGCAGCCATGCTCGACCGTCTCCTGCATCGATCGGTAGTCCTCGATATGTCCGGTGATTCCTACCGGCTCCGCGATCACAACGCACGATCGGAGAAGCTCCGCAAAGCCGTCACCGGGACCCGTCAACCGCTACAGTGATCACCGCTACCGGGTGAGCACTTTCGCTGAGCGAAGTTGAGCATTTTCGATGAGCGCCATCAAATCCATAAGACCACCCGCTGCGCGCCCGCCAAAGCTGGGTGGGCACTCTCTCCATGCCGGTTTCGTAATACATGGCACCCGTAGCGGCGCCGACGGATTTGTCTTCACCGGCAGACAGGACACACCAGCCTGGATTCCGGCGTGGTCTACAGCCGTGTACGTGCACCACTCGTAGGGGAAACCGTCGCCAACACCGGCCTGTAGTAGGGCGCGTACCTTCTCATCCAGGTCGCGCGACCCCCTCTGGGGGTGTGGTGTATTGCAGCCGTGCACTAGACGACGTTTTGTTAAGTCCACTGATGTATCTGTGCTGTACCGAAATTGGCCACGAACCCTAGCAACGCCAGGGTGGAGCGAACTGCCGGTGACGCGCTACCGTTTGCTTTGTGCCCATGACTCCGTCAGACAAGTTTCGTTTAAAGTCCCAGATACTGCAAGAACTGACCGAAAGCAACGAGTGGGATTTGCCGACGACGAATCTGCTGCTGTCAGAGTTTGGCTTACCGACCATGGAAAGCTGGGGGTCGCCGCCGCTGGACGGCCTTGTTGCGGCGTTGACTGAAGACGTCCTGACTGAGATCTACAAACTGGTCTTGGGAGCCGATAATCACGAGCTCGACGAAATGATCAATGGGTCTGACAGTGAGGTCGGCAACTGGAATCGTGGCTACGTACGCGTCTTTATCTCACACTCCGCCGAGCACAAGCCGTTCGTCGGTGGAGTGGCCGAGGAACTTGCCATCACCGGTATACACGGCTTCGTCGCCCACGACACTATGACGCCGACAGTTCCTTGGCAGGAGCAAATCGAGCAAGGGCTCCGCACTATGGAGGCGTTCGTGTTGCTGATACACCCAGAGGTGAACGACAGCTTCTGGTGCCACCAAGAAACTGGGTGGGCACTTGGACGCGGTGTCCCCTACTTAGTAATCAGAATGGGTGCAGATCCCGTCGGTTTCCCGAGTCGTTATCAATGGTCCAACGGCCGCCAAGACACCGCGAGAAATATAGCTGCAAGTATCAGTACCTGGATCGCCAGCCTTCCTCACCTGGGCGACTCTCTTGTGAACGGTCTCTTACAAGCCCTTGCCGACGTGCGAAATTACGTTGATGCTGGTGCGGCGACAGAAAGAATGGCCTCTCTCAACACTCTCACCGAAACACAGTACGAGCGCCTCGCCGAAATTTGGTGGAGCAACGACCAACTCCATGGCAGCGTCTTAGCGCACAAGGGCCTCAAACCGTTGTATGACCGCAACAACCGAGACTGGCCGCCAACCCCTCGCCCCAAACAAGGATGAAGTTGGGTGCTGAGAGTGCGGTCCCAGGCGACCTCCAGCGCGAGTCGACCGTAGTGTCGGACACGCCCGGTAGCGTCTGACTGACACCAGCTACGAAATTCGACAATTAGGAAGAATGCCCATGAGCTACCGCAACAAGACCTACGTCGCTTTCGCCAGTGAGGACATTCGGAGCTATCGGCTTATGCAAGCCTGGCACTCAAGCGACAACATCGATTTCGACTTCTACGATGCGCACGCCTTGTATGTCTCTCGCGACACCAGTCTTCCCGAGACGATACGTCGGAACCTCCGGCAGCGAATGAGCAACGCCAAGCAGATTGTCCTCTTGGGTAGCCCGGTTGGACGACGAAAGGGCAGTGACGCAACGTCCTTTCTCGCCCACGAAGTTAAGATCGCGCGGGAGTTCGATCTACCCATAGTTATCGCGAACCTCAACGGTAGCCGCACGGTCGACGAGACCGTCATCCCGCAGCCCCTTCTCGACAGCGGCCATTACACAGTCTCCGTGTCCTTTCAACCTCGTATCATCATGCACGCTCTTGATAAGTACGTCCCGGTGTATCTCGACGCTCCCAAAAAGGGTCCACACCAGTACGGTGCGCCCGTCTATAGCTCGCTCGGACTATGAGCGCGGCGCTGCGGCACGACCTTCTGACCGCCCGTTTCCTTAGACAGACCGCAACGTTCTTCTTTGCGTGGACTGGTCTTGCTTCCGTGGTCGGGCAATTGGCAGACTGGGTGTGGGGACTCGCCTCGCATAGCTGGTGGGCACCTACGGTGGCAGTTGTTGTGCTCGCGGGACTCCCTCTCGCCTTCTACCGATCATGGCCACGTCCGATCGAAGAGTCCTACGACATCCCCAGAACCCGGATTTGCATCGTCAAAGGTGACCTGTTCGCACAGGACAGCCACCTTGTGATTGGCACCTGCGACACATTCGACACTGCCATTCCCGACATTATCGAAAGAACCAGCGTCCAAGGAATCGCACTTGATCGTCTGTACAACAACAGGATCGACGAACTGGACGACGATCTAGTCAGAGCCCTTCAGGGAGCTGGCCATCCAATCGAGTCGGTCCCGAAAGACGGGAAGACCGAGCGCTACGCTCTCGGAACTGTCGCAGTGGTGGACCGTTCTACGCATAAGTTGTTCTTCGTTGCATACACAACGATGGACACCAACAACAATGCTCACGGCACCCCTGACGGCTTATGGACCAGCTTGAATTCTTTGTGGGCTAGCATCTATCAGCACTCGAACGGCCGACCGGTCAGCATGCCTGTCATCGGTGGCGGAATGTCTAGGCTTTCAAGCATCGTTCCGACACAGGATTCGATTCGTTTCACAGTACTGTCGTTCATGTTCGCATCCCGTCACAAAAAGATCTGTGACGAGCTACGAATCATTGTGCAACCAGCGGAGTACGAACGCCTCGATCGCCTTGAGCTCCAAGCCTTCCTAAGTTCACTTAAGCCGTCATGAGTACGGCTATCGAGGTACCCTCCAATTCGAGCTGTGCGTTCTGTGACTACCTCGCGGGCAGAAGGCCATTCACGATCGCTGCGCGCAACCGCCAAGTCGCAGTCCTGGTGACGCGAGAGCAACGCGGCCTCCCTCACTTACTTGTAGTGCCCACAGTTCACCGCGAGACACTTCTTGACCTCACAGACGAGGAGACTGCAGCTCTTTCGCTCGGTGTCCGAGCAGCCGCACAAGCGATTAACGACGCCTATCGCCGACCAGGAATCGCCGTCTGGCAAAACAACGGAGTACCAGCCCACCAAACGATCGCGCATGCACATTTTCACGTCGCCGGTACTCTCCCGGAAGGCGGTACCGACTGGGGTGTCATACCGGAGGCTCGAATCGGAGAAACAGACGCCATCGCTAAAGCTATAGGCCCGTACTTGTCCCTTGACTAAGCCAAGGAGAATATGGTGGGCGGTTGTGTGATCGACTATTTTCTGTCATGTCATCGCAGACACAAGGATTGATCGTGACGACTCGGCTGCAGACCGCCTCGGCGACGACCTCGACGTCGCAAGCCGACTCGTCCGGCGAAGCTAGCGTTGCCACCACCGATTCGCATCATATTCGCGATTTATCTGTGTGGCAATCCTGTTGTAGGCGCACAGGACTCGGATGTCGTACATGCGTCCCGGCTTGCGCTGACAGCGGGGGAGTGATTCGAGTGTGTCCAAGATTCGGACACTTCTTTCACCGCTTGCAGCCACACCGTTCTCGGCAGCGCATGTGGTCCTTCTGGCAGGTCCCCGAGTATCGGGGACCTGCCAATCTCGCAGACGTCTACCGGTGGGTGTGCGTAGGTCCGACTATCGGGGACCTGCCACACCCACGTCAGTATGCTTTGACGGTGCGTTAACTGCCGATTCTATCGACATTAGAACTCAATGCTGCAAAGAGCAGCGGAACTTGTGGCCGTGAGGAGAAAAATGATTGCGGACGACTCAATACACGTCAAGGTGGATGAGGAAACTCAAACAGCCCGGCTCAGGCTTTACAACAATAACGGTCTGCGTGAGGAGCACACGCTGCGTAAGGCCAACCCGGACAAACCTCTAAGAGTGGCCGTGGGCAAGCCCGGAGTTCGATCAAGCGTCTGGCGAGTTTGGGGCAGCAAAAATTCTCACGACGTCTACGCATGCATCCGAAGCAGCGCTGGCGTGATCAAGTACAGCTTTCATCAGAGTGGCGAGTGGATTCATCATCTTGTGAACCCCGATCATCCAAAGGCGAAGTTCGTGACCCTTCCTAGTCCCGACAGTAAGAGGCTCGACACTTGGTCACGCCCTGAACCGTTCTATAAAGGGTGGACACACATGTTGTCCATATTTGTTCCGTTAGAGGACTTGCCGGTGGTCCCTGGCGACGACACTAATCCGAAAGGGGTTCGATGGATCGACCACGGCGACATGAAGACGGATGCGATTGAGATCCGGCTGCTCCTCGCTTCAGGACAAGGTCCAGCGCTTCACCTCGACGGGCACCACCGAGGAGCGACGCGCAGTGCTGTCGTGGACGGTTTCGTCCTGACTAACGGTGAGGTGGTGATCGTCACCGCAACGGAAATACCGCTTAGGTCTGAGCAGCTGCGGCAACTGGCGGCGAGGCGTGAGGAGCAACGGACCGCTGTCAGCGAAGAATTCAGCCTGGCGCCGAGTCTGGGGCCGAGGTTCGCGGTGCCAATGGTCGATTACGCGGGTAACCGCTGCATTTGGGATATGGCATTCACCTTGGAATAACCATGGTCATTAAATTTCGACACGGCGGAGGCGCGAAGCGAAAGCTGGTCGCGCTGTCAGCGCCGGAATTACCTTGGTGATCGCCTGGGAGAACGATTGGAAAGATCGACGTTAGGACGTCGAGAACGCACTGACGGCAATTGTTTTCGGTGAACCCGGACCTCTCTGGATGGGATGCGCAGGATAGTGCGGCTCGAACCTAAAGCTATCCAAGGCTTTTTACCGCAGCACTCAACGTCTCGGTAGATGGGCGTGCACATTCCGTTTTGGCTTGCATAGCCGCTAGCGGTCGCTTCCGAAAGGGCACGCACCGGTTTGCAGTTCTCAGGGGGCTTCAACACAAAGCCGACAGCCTGCAAGGCGGAGGGCTTCTTGGGTTGTATGAGATCTATCGTTGCGTCTGGTCTGGGTCAGGATCCATCCTGTCAAGCTATGGCAGACGTTCTTGATGGCGTACCATGATTGACTGATCATGAGAGCTCCCTTCGTTGTTTCCTGCTGACCGGTCCGGTTTGGGGTTACGTGCCAACCGACAATTGCATCCAGTGCGGGGAAAATGACGAATACTACAAGAACGCTGCACGCTGCCAAAGCCTGAAGCACCGAATCGAACGGTGCCCCGGACCCGTACCACACGCAACGAGCGTTCAACGCTGTAAAGTTGTGGTGGAGCAGATCTGGTTGCCCTACCTGGGTAGCCGAACTGCGCAAAAACCCGGTGCCGTGATGCGACCGTACGACCTGCATCACTTGAAGGCGTTGCGCCAGTATCTGTTTTAGGATTTTTACCCGTGTGCCGGTGAACTGCGGACGGTAGATAGGTAGGTAGATAGGTATATAGGTATCGAGAAGGAGTTGAGTCCTTCATGACGACGGGCGACATTGGGCGTCCGGTCGCCTATGTCGCTGTGCAGATCGTCCAGACGAATCAGCTCCGTTCAATCTCGAACGCAGACCTATCCGGTCGCCCCGCGGAGATGTATGACTTCGTCATTTTTGCTCATCTCTGTCGGTAGGGAAACGGACGCACGTAGAGAGAGTTCTTCGATTGGTTGTCGTCCGAGTCAGGGCGTGGTCCGGCGTGGAATGCGATAGTGCTGACTGGACTGCACCGCGCATGCCATCTTGCGCCGGCAAAGCAGATACAGAACCGTCCAAACGATGTTTCTTGAAGATCGTCGACGATGATGATCTGGCGTACCTTTTCAGCCGTGATGTTTCGTGAACGGAGGCTATGGGCGCAGGCGCCGAATCAAACGCAACGCTGTCCGTGTTCAAGGCCGTCGCGCGGACAAGTTCTATTCTGTGAGGCGTGTCCGCAGCGTATCCTTGGCCCCATGCTGGGGGTTCCAAGCACTTCGAGGGAGCTCATCACTATGAAGCTTGGTGGAGTCTATTGTCCATGGCAGTCCGTTTAGACGATGGCGGACTGTACGGGACGCCGGTGGACCGAAATGCAGCCGTAGGTGGTCATCGTTTACTCATCACTTTGGGGCGAACTCGGGTGGATTCACACGGATGCCGATGGTCACTCGATTCGCCGAACATCCAGCTCAGCGGGCCGATGGTGGACGTGAGTGTATCCACTTGAATTGTCATCTCTTGTACAGCGGGTCCGGGGTTCGAATCCCTGATGGCGCACAACGAGTGCCCCTGAACAGCATAATTGCTGCTCAGGGGCACTTTTTGTTGTCCGGGTATGTCTGGGCATCCGTAAGCGTCGCAGAAATGAGCAAGTCTGTGACCTGCGGATTCGTAAGTGGCTTAGGGCGTTTCGGAGACTTGACTCTTAATCGCGAATACAGGGAGTCAAGTTTCGGCAGTCATGCCGCTGACCTGCGAGTTGTGTGCCGGATTCGCACCGCAGG is part of the Rhodococcus sp. SBT000017 genome and harbors:
- a CDS encoding macro domain-containing protein — encoded protein: MSAALRHDLLTARFLRQTATFFFAWTGLASVVGQLADWVWGLASHSWWAPTVAVVVLAGLPLAFYRSWPRPIEESYDIPRTRICIVKGDLFAQDSHLVIGTCDTFDTAIPDIIERTSVQGIALDRLYNNRIDELDDDLVRALQGAGHPIESVPKDGKTERYALGTVAVVDRSTHKLFFVAYTTMDTNNNAHGTPDGLWTSLNSLWASIYQHSNGRPVSMPVIGGGMSRLSSIVPTQDSIRFTVLSFMFASRHKKICDELRIIVQPAEYERLDRLELQAFLSSLKPS
- the istB gene encoding IS21-like element helper ATPase IstB, which produces MSETPKGGAAADRLPAPNTAEAASLYQRLRGHLGVLKLADAAEALPAVLDQAAAEELSMTAALERLLSIEVAATEARRLAGRLRFACLPTPASLEDFDFDNAAGVDKKLIDELATCRYLETATNVLLIGPPGVGKTHLSVGLARAAAHAGYRTYFTTAADLAARCHRAAIEGRWATTMRFYAGPTLLVIDELGYLPLPGEAASALFQVVSQRYMKTSIVITSNRGVGSWGTVLGDDTVAAAMLDRLLHRSVVLDMSGDSYRLRDHNARSEKLRKAVTGTRQPLQ
- a CDS encoding TIR domain-containing protein, which gives rise to MSYRNKTYVAFASEDIRSYRLMQAWHSSDNIDFDFYDAHALYVSRDTSLPETIRRNLRQRMSNAKQIVLLGSPVGRRKGSDATSFLAHEVKIAREFDLPIVIANLNGSRTVDETVIPQPLLDSGHYTVSVSFQPRIIMHALDKYVPVYLDAPKKGPHQYGAPVYSSLGL
- a CDS encoding toll/interleukin-1 receptor domain-containing protein, producing MTPSDKFRLKSQILQELTESNEWDLPTTNLLLSEFGLPTMESWGSPPLDGLVAALTEDVLTEIYKLVLGADNHELDEMINGSDSEVGNWNRGYVRVFISHSAEHKPFVGGVAEELAITGIHGFVAHDTMTPTVPWQEQIEQGLRTMEAFVLLIHPEVNDSFWCHQETGWALGRGVPYLVIRMGADPVGFPSRYQWSNGRQDTARNIAASISTWIASLPHLGDSLVNGLLQALADVRNYVDAGAATERMASLNTLTETQYERLAEIWWSNDQLHGSVLAHKGLKPLYDRNNRDWPPTPRPKQG
- a CDS encoding HIT family protein — translated: MSTAIEVPSNSSCAFCDYLAGRRPFTIAARNRQVAVLVTREQRGLPHLLVVPTVHRETLLDLTDEETAALSLGVRAAAQAINDAYRRPGIAVWQNNGVPAHQTIAHAHFHVAGTLPEGGTDWGVIPEARIGETDAIAKAIGPYLSLD